DNA sequence from the Malus domestica chromosome 11, GDT2T_hap1 genome:
tgtttggtattATATCGGATAggagaatcaaacttaaaataaaataaaataaaatagaattcATCTCTTTTCCCAGATCTCTCCGCCGCAACCCCCAAATCCCTCCCTCTCTCCATTGTTCTTCTTCATCTGCTCCGCCATTTTCAGCACCACCATCGACAACTCCAGCTACAACTTCTCCAAATCCTCCACCTCCTCATCCGTCGCCTCCCTCAAATCCTTTAAATCCTCCCTCCCTCAAAACCCCCAAATCTACAACCTCTCTGAGATCAGCTCCGCGACCTCCAACTTCCTCCCCCACCACTACCTCTCATCCTCCTCCTGGCACTGCTCCATCCGCTCCGAAGACACCGTCGTCTTCCAGCGCAAGTCCCGCAACTCGAAGAACCTGAGTTACACCGTCCTGTCGTCGTGGCTATCCCGGATGCAGATCACTACCGACCTCGCCCACGGCCTCGATTACATCCACCACTGCTCCAGCCTCGACTCTACATTCGTCCACAACCACATCAAGAGCTCCAACATCATCGTCTCCGAGTAGGACCACCTTGTGCTCGGCGCCAAAATCTGCCACTTCGGTACGGCAGAGCTAAAAATGGCAGAGTTGGTCGAGTTCGAGAAGGCGAGAGAGAGGGCGAGAGAGAGGGCGAGAGAGAGGGGGTTGAGTTTGAGCGGAGAGGAAGGAGAGCGAGGCCGACTAAATTATACCGTGAATTTGGATGGTATAAGCAGTCGGGTAAGCGCCGGATAAAAAACGTGGGCCCAGATTATTTAATCCAGTGCCTATTTAATCCAAACGGCACCAAACACCGTACACCGTATTATTAGTACTATCCGGTGCCCTATACGGTGTGCCAAACAGGACCTAAgagtttaaatagaattactcAACTCTAACAAACATCAAGACTTTTTATTATAAAACCTCATATCTGATAGTTTGGGCAAGTAGTAATTACCAAATTGGGAACATTATCGGGATTACTAGAGTGGATTAATAAATGGAACAAGATGATTTAATAATCATTAGTTTTGAAAAGGAAACAATGGATACAAAAAGAAAACCGAACATGTTCTAAATTTCCATTTTTAACTAACATTAATTTGTATAGTTGTATCGTCTAACCTCACACAGTCCCAACTGGCGTGCTGACCACGCAGCCCTGCAAAATACATTTTCGTCCCCTGCTGGTAAGGCAAATGGCTGGTTTGATGACGAtgtatttttataaaaagtggatataaaaaaaagttgaactcaaaaatgtgtttggttcatatttaaaaatagcttatttttatagttttggatgaaaaaaaagctgaaaacgtgaagcaataaaaatgaaattcttACGGTACagcagaaacattttttttttaaaacacaacGATACCAAACCAGCTCAAATTGAGACTAAAATAAgatggaattgcttttcgtccACATCACCTCTTCTTCTAGGCGCttgcattttatttattttttacaatacagcagaaacattttttttaaagcacaacaataccaaaccagctcaAATTGAGAccaaa
Encoded proteins:
- the LOC103447794 gene encoding uncharacterized protein — its product is MVAISPPQPPNPSLSPLFFFICSAIFSTTIDNSSYNFSKSSTSSSVASLKSFKSSLPQNPQIYNLSEISSATSNFLPHHYLSSSSWHCSIRSEDTVVFQRKSRNSKNLSYTVLSSWLSRMQITTDLAHGLDYIHHCSSLDSTFVHNHIKSSNIIVSE